The DNA sequence acatgcccctcaaaaggtctgtgcacggccctgctaaagataaaagtatttaaatgaatgaacCTGCATAGTGAGCCTGCTGTAGAGGTGTAGCATCCATAAGCCCAATAATACACATAGGACATAGACACAGTCGCGTGAGTCACTGAAACGCCTTGTGTTTGTGCGAACATCAGTCGACGTCGCGTGAATACCGTCATATTTGTCTTTTCTCATATGGCTGCCAGTGACAATAATGGGTTGAATCAACGTGTtctaaaaaaaaacccaaaatgtATTATTGATATAGTGACCATTTTGAATTTATGACCAGGCGAACGCTGTGTGTATTTTTCGCCTCATATATAGGATATTTTATTAAgcgtttttttttacagttagaaTATTATAAGGAAATGGTCTTCTGACCACTCTAGCAGATACTGTAAGCCTTAAATGGCAATATTTCTTGTGACCTAGATAAAGAATAGCTTGATTTCTTACCATTTCGCTTCATTAAACACACGACAGTAGCCTAAATACCAATTaaagcaattaaattaaaatatgaatgaatgaatgaatgatataaataaacttaaaatatttccATTGACATGTCtgtcaacaaaaataaaagtaaattctaaataaaatataaaataaatgtaatacattgcCTCAGGCTGTTAATAACCAGATTTAAacaagtaaataatattttacagtaaaattgaaTGCAATGTTATGGTATGCTAAATACAAAAAATTCCCTGtagcatttgactttttttttctcagttgaaatataaaaaatgtttttttacactGCAACATTCCCCTCAAGTTCAGAGGTGTCCCAGCAGGTGTAATTAATCACATTAACCATGCACAAACACAAAGGCTCCAAATATTTTTgggagttttaaatattttatctaatgcacttttatttccttttctttattttattatttttttgtctaagcCCCCCTATTGTCCAGCACAACGatattcttttgtgtgtgtgaattattgGATAaggattttaatattatattttacccAATAAAATATTTCAGAGCTTGGCATAActaggtaaaatatatattttataagtttACATGACTTTTCCAATTctagaaatcacacttttaaaaataggctaacaTTTATATTCAGGTTTTTCAAGATTGTTGGAACCATGGCTCAAAGTTTTTGAGGGTGTGAAGAAAAAATAAGATTCTGATGTTGGTTGACAATGCAAtgacatttgtacattttaagtGTGACTTAAAATGCCTTAAAGTCACCTAATACAATTAGGAACCACTGTAATAATCAGGTACAATAAGTAGATACAAAAAAGTTCAGCAAGGGTATTACACTACATTATTCTGAGTCTCCATGCTTTTCTTCCATTCCCAGTGTGACCCAGAATGAACAGGACTGTTGCCACCTGCTGGATATTTCTCCTGATTTCAGCATTCCTGTGTGATCAGGTGATATCCAAAGGTGGCAGGGCAGGAGCCAGGGGTTCAGCGCGGGGCAGTGCCCGAGGTGGCCGGACGTCCCGCATCCGAGGCTCCCCCGCTGTGCGGGTGGCAGGGGCAGCGGCGGCCGGGGCTGTGGTTGCGCTGGGAGCCGGAGGATGGTACGCATCGGCCCAGCGTCGTCCGGATGACAGCTCAGAGCAGGGAGATGATTACTACAGCAACAGAACAGACTGGGAGCTCTACCTCGCCAGGACATCAAGCGCAATAGTGCACGATCCCACTACTACTAGACTGTCCACTCTGCTCTTACCAATAAACTTTGTGATGTACTTTGCCCCTTGAGGCAGTTTAAGACAGTTCGGCACAGCTTAATAAGCTGCTCATGTATGTTACTGTGCAACATCTATGTTTAATAATGTGTACTTTATTGCACAACAAAGCGGACATGAAGATGAAAGAAAGATCCAAACCTCCATTTAGTttagtatacattttaaaaattggaTCTGAAAGGTTAGACTGCATAGTTTGCTTCAACAGGAGCATTAGTATCTACATAACGATTGACTACGTAAATTATGCAGGTTACATTATGTACTAGATATCTGCAGCACTGTTGGTGAATCGCCACTGTTTTTGAGATTTACACAAACGTGAACCTTTTTATATGAACTTCT is a window from the Carassius gibelio isolate Cgi1373 ecotype wild population from Czech Republic chromosome A13, carGib1.2-hapl.c, whole genome shotgun sequence genome containing:
- the sprn gene encoding shadow of prion protein; its protein translation is MNRTVATCWIFLLISAFLCDQVISKGGRAGARGSARGSARGGRTSRIRGSPAVRVAGAAAAGAVVALGAGGWYASAQRRPDDSSEQGDDYYSNRTDWELYLARTSSAIVHDPTTTRLSTLLLPINFVMYFAP